One Eublepharis macularius isolate TG4126 chromosome 6, MPM_Emac_v1.0, whole genome shotgun sequence DNA segment encodes these proteins:
- the DDIT4 gene encoding DNA damage-inducible transcript 4 protein: MPVLWDSFSSSLPPIPEQRENQPSFAWEKSAYQEAASRAAVLESSDCESLDSSLSSEGDAHEYMDEVSLPDFDLLNDPGDELLCANLMKLIQLSLNKAKIHSSRSCKLLMPSQLVTQVGKELLHLAYREPCGLRGALIDLCVEQGKGCHSVGQIAVDPSLVPTFQLTLILRLDSRLWPKIQGLFSPGSAFSPGFSQSLKLSTGFRVIKKKLYSSEQLLIEEC; this comes from the exons ATGCCGGTTTTATGGGACAGCTTCTCCTCCTCGCTGCCTCCCATTCCGGAGCAGAGAGAGAACCAGCCGTCCTTTGCTTGGGAGAAGAGCGCCTACCAAGAAGCAGCCAGCCGCGCCGCTGTGCTGGAGAGCTCGGATTGCGAATCTCTCGATAGCAGCTTGAGCTCCGAAGGGG ATGCACATGAATACATGGATGAAGTATCCTTGCCGGACTTTGACTTGCTGAATGATCCCGGGGATGAGCTGCTGTGTGCCAATCTGATGAAGCTGATCCAGCTCAGCCTGAACAAAGCAAAGATCCACTCCAGCCGCTCCTGCAAGCTCCTCATGCCAAGCCAGCTGGTCACCCAAGTGGGCAAGGAGCTGCTCCACTTGGCTTACAGAGAGCCCTGCGGCTTGAGGGGGGCTCTCATTGACCTGTGTGTGGAACAAGGGAAGGGATGCCATAGTGTGGGGCAGATTGCTGTGGACCCAAGCCTAGTGCCTACCTTCCAGCTAACCCTTATTTTAAGACTGGATTCCCGCCTGTGGCCCAAGATCCAGGGACTCTTTAGTCCTGGCTCTGCTTTCTCTCCTGGTTTCAGTCAGTCTCTGAAGCTCAGCACTGGCTTCAGAGTCATTAAAAAGAAGCTCTATAGCTCTGAACAGTTGCTTATAGAGGAGTGTTGA